The proteins below are encoded in one region of Euzebyales bacterium:
- a CDS encoding Hsp20/alpha crystallin family protein — MPADRTQSRTPPRRRTFPSRRELRQGSFSRTLALPAGVTEDDITASYEQGILEILVPMPQPPQPEGRKIAVPTK, encoded by the coding sequence GTGCCCGCCGATCGTACGCAGTCGCGGACTCCGCCACGACGTCGGACGTTCCCCTCGCGCCGCGAGCTGCGTCAAGGCTCGTTCTCACGGACGCTGGCGCTGCCCGCCGGCGTCACCGAGGACGACATCACCGCCAGCTACGAGCAGGGCATCCTCGAGATCCTCGTCCCGATGCCGCAGCCCCCGCAGCCCGAGGGGAGGAAGATCGCGGTCCCCACCAAGTGA
- the prs gene encoding ribose-phosphate diphosphokinase — protein MRGRDDVIDRSVVVSGTAHPDLARAIAAAGRFETVAADIERFPDGELHVAVDERVAGAHVHLVQPTGAPADRHLLELLLLVDACRRAGARTVTAVVPYFGYARQDRRTSPGEAVGLRVVADMLGGARVDRIVTVDPHAPTLEAVVTVPVTLVTAVPPLARALASALPADPVLVAPDLGAVKLAERYAAVLDLPVAVVRKARLSATEVRADQVVGAVAGRTPVIVDDMISTGATIAAAAAVLARAGARERMVIAATHGVFSGAVVDALDRLSVDRLLVTDTLPDVRRRLPAADVISVAGLLAGALHEPARFSPGADLPPGVASGLQRHLR, from the coding sequence ATGCGCGGACGCGACGACGTGATCGACCGATCGGTCGTGGTGTCCGGCACCGCGCATCCGGACCTGGCGCGCGCCATAGCCGCTGCGGGCCGGTTCGAGACCGTCGCCGCCGACATCGAACGGTTCCCCGACGGCGAGCTGCACGTCGCCGTCGACGAGCGCGTGGCCGGTGCGCACGTGCACCTCGTGCAGCCGACCGGGGCGCCCGCCGACCGCCACCTCCTGGAGCTGCTGCTACTGGTCGACGCGTGCCGCCGCGCCGGCGCGCGGACGGTCACGGCCGTCGTGCCGTACTTCGGGTACGCCCGACAGGACCGCAGGACGTCGCCGGGAGAGGCGGTGGGCCTGCGCGTCGTCGCGGACATGCTCGGTGGTGCGCGGGTCGATCGCATCGTGACCGTAGATCCGCACGCTCCCACGCTGGAGGCGGTCGTCACGGTGCCCGTGACCCTCGTGACGGCGGTGCCACCGCTCGCGCGCGCACTGGCCTCGGCGCTGCCCGCCGATCCCGTGCTGGTCGCGCCGGACCTGGGGGCCGTGAAGCTCGCCGAGCGGTACGCCGCGGTGCTCGACCTCCCGGTCGCCGTCGTGCGCAAGGCCCGCCTGTCGGCAACGGAGGTGCGCGCGGACCAGGTCGTCGGTGCGGTCGCCGGGCGGACGCCGGTCATCGTGGACGACATGATCAGCACCGGGGCGACGATCGCCGCGGCCGCCGCGGTCCTCGCGCGGGCGGGTGCGCGCGAACGGATGGTGATCGCCGCGACCCACGGCGTGTTCTCGGGCGCGGTCGTGGACGCCCTCGACCGTCTGTCGGTCGACCGGCTCCTCGTAACCGACACCCTCCCGGACGTCCGTCGTCGCCTGCCGGCCGCCGACGTCATCAGCGTCGCGGGACTGCTGGCCGGCGCGCTCCACGAACCGGCCCGGTTCTCGCCCGGCGCGGACCTGCCGCCAGGCGTGGCGTCGGGCCTACAGCGCCACCTGCGCTGA